In the Sarcophilus harrisii chromosome 3, mSarHar1.11, whole genome shotgun sequence genome, one interval contains:
- the PXYLP1 gene encoding 2-phosphoxylose phosphatase 1 produces the protein MLFRNRFLLLLVLAALLAFLSISLQFFHLTPVTPVKNGMNGKNRKRIMPDPLTEPPVIDPIHEARIYCNIPSITERSAEGHAPYYFKLVSVHVLIRHGDRYPLYAIPKTKRPEIDCTLVANRKPNHPKLEAFINHMSKASEVFMEGTLSTLPLYPSHSLCEMGELTQTGVVQHLKNGQLLRDIYLKKHKLLPKDWTTKHLYLETTGKSRTLQSGLALLYSLLPDFDWKKINFRHQWSTIFCSGSCDCPMRNQYLEKEQRRQYLLRVKNNQLENTYVEMAKIVGIPTRQLRAANPIDSMLCHFCHNVSFPCTKNGCIDIEHFKVIKTHQIEDEKERRERKLYFKYALLASHPVLNQTVNRMLRIAEGRKEEIFVLYSAHDVTLSPVLSALGITEARFPRFAARLVFELWQDGEKPADHFIRILYNGVDVTFHTSFCQEHHKHSSKPMCPLEDFVHFVKRDMFSVLNSTSYYDACHRKTF, from the exons tccacCTAACACCAGTAACACCagtcaaaaatggaatgaatggTAAAAATCGCAAGAGAATAATGCCTGATCCATTGACTGAACCTCCTGTTATTGACCCTATTCATGAAGCTCGTATTTACTGCAATATTCCAAGTATTACTGAACGTAGTGCAGAAG GTCATGCACCTTATTATTTTAAGTTAGTTTCTGTTCATGTGTTAATTCGTCATGGAGACAGATACCCACTTTATGCCATTCCTAAAACAAAGAGACCAGAAATTGACTGTACTTTGGTTGCTAACAG GAAACCAAACCATCCTAAACTTGAAGCTTTCATCAATCATATGTCAAAAGCATCTGAAGTCTTCATGGAAGGCACTCTTAGTACTCTGCCTCTTTATCCTAGTCATTCATTGTGTGAAATGGGAGAACTCACACAGACAG GTGTTGTTCAGCATTTGAAGAATGGACAGCTGTTACGAgacatttatttaaagaaacacaaaCTCCTTCCAAAAGATTGGACTACAAAGCATCTTTACTTAGAGACAACTGGAAAAAGTCGAACTCTCCAGAGTGGACTGGCCTTGCTCTATAGTCTTCTCCCAGATTTTGACTGGAAGAAAATTAACTTTAGGCACCAGTGGAGTACTATCTTCTGCTCTGGAAGTTGTGATTGCCCGATGAGAAATCaatatctagaaaaggaacaacGTCGCCAGTACCTCTTACGTGTTAAAAACAACCAGTTAGAGAACACTTATGTGGAAATGGCAAAAATAGTGGGGATTCCCACAAGGCAGCTAAGAGCTGCTAATCCCATAGATTCTATGCTTTGCCACTTTTGCCACAATGTCAGTTTCCCTTGTACCAAAAATGGCTGTATAGATATAGAGCATTTTAAAGTTATCAAGACACATCAAatagaagatgagaaagagagacgTGAAAGGAAACTTTATTTCAAGTATGCCCTACTGGCCTCTCATCCTGTACTTAACCAGACGGTCAACCGGATGCTGCGTATTGCagaaggcagaaaggaagagatttttgttctttattctgcTCATGATGTCACTTTGTCACCAGTTCTCAGTGCCTTGGGTATTACTGAAGCCAGGTTTCCAAGATTTGCGGCCAGATTGGTCTTTGAACTATGGCAAGATGGAGAAaaacctgctgatcatttcatcCGTATTCTTTATAATGGAGTTGATGTCACATTCCACACATCTTTTTGCCAGGAACATCACAAGCATTCCAGCAAGCCTATGTGCCCTCTTGAAGATTTTGTTCACTTTGTCAAAAGGGACATGTTTTCAGTCTTAAATAGTACTAGTTATTATGATGCATGTCACCGAAAAACATTTTAG